ATAGACAATGTTCCGTCACATCCTGAAGAAATGCAACTTGTTTGCGGTGATATCAAAGCCATTTTTCTCCCACCAAACGTCACTTCAATTTTGCAGCCAATGGATCAAGGAGTTTTGCAGGCTTTGAAACAGAATTACAGAATAATGCTACTTCATAGCCAGCTTAAAGAGAATGAATAACTGACAATCTTGCATAAACTCAAGAAAATCACCATCAAATATGTCATTTACTGCGAAGCAGAAGCTTGGGAGAAAACACAAACGGAATCTTTACAGAAATCATGGAAAATTCTGTGGCCTAATTTAGAGTTTGTCCAAATAGTCTTCCCCCGGCAAAAGAAAAATTTGAACTTCTTCAGctagtgaaaaaaattgtatcagGTTGCGAAAATGCAGAAGAGTGTGTTGAAAAGTGGACGGCCATTGACGACTGTGGCTACGAGGAATACACAGATGAAGATATCGTAGCAGCTGTGCAGGGAATGTCAACTGATCTTGATGCAGACGACAGTGAGGAGGAAGGGAACGCGTCGACCGATGTTGTTTCTCACACTGCCGCCGCCAGTgcccttaagaggccgtgtcagtaaatgtttatttccaatattctgctctagaagttctctcttttaacagtgagatttagtggctttttcaaccgaaggaactgtagccgcagcgcgtgataaagctactatacccttatcacaggattagtgggacggttgacagctcgagtttactcgacgaaaaatgtatctggttcctcgacaatctaagaggatgacaatctgaccggcggctcactaggaaattgcggatgcagggattcagaatcaagaaacctcactttaacaaatgtagtatgagtcgtatctaaaactaaaactaaaaattttaatactttaaacgtatcggaatacaattaatcttcaaacatgtggtaattattctttatctggatgtaatagtccgtgaaaaataatgttagttgacattaaaaagtatacgaaattcatcatgtaacgttttaaaaggataataacataaatgcatatgcttatatattgcatatgcatcacacacaatctaaatacaatctcacttaagtcagactacctaattttttacaatgcaccatcatacagtttaacagaggtaggtgaacctcttatcgacgttgtttcaaagaatttaaatttacaaatattactatttatcttaatacgatatgtagcctacctttatgaatacgaacttacaaaaaaattattgaatttatcacattacactttaacattacacaagactaaaaaactaacaaaacttaattttatacattgctgtagcatattagaagacgaaataactcacaagactaacattaagagggctgcattacaaatttactttacagagaagaaaatatcctttcaagatatttcattacctcattgattacataatactgccgttgatgtgatcgtagatataaagtatttaaaaaatatattccattatgtttatgtaaatattttgaaaacgttattgcttaaagatgctcattatttaaataataacgaatcttttacttttatgtactgaacaaacaaaatacttataagttaataagaataagcttagttgagtaacatcttcaatttgtattgaattcaatgtacatatcgaaaatcatgtacaatgaatgcaaaagattgaattcaataaatatttgatcttgtgaaacggccataatattgatgtagattagggaccggaaaaatttgcggtttcgacggccttcaggatagactgcacattcccctgtacactcgggcaaataacggcagttcatttgctgctgacttgttagtcgtctcagcttgtttgtctgtgattcgatccatctttggttggtgttttataattggttgagattcgtccagatgaacagtaagccaatagcaaaatcatctaaaaggtatatgtatttgatttctagcctatcgcctaatgaatccgcgaatttttccggtctctattaattatagatgctcacatgcatcgtgagagtccgtataaagcctattacaattctataagtatacattaaaatgattttaaaatatacatgtgtaatataattaaaacttgtttaagtaagatcatcacaaaaaaaatgaaaatccttgaacagtaagtgatgttttataagattttaacaaaacacacttacaataagagaatactaatcataccacataattcaacacaaaatatacattccagtaggcgctacgtaaaaacaacttctatttttatgctgataactctgcattgttttatatatatatcattatttctaacttttaatattctctacacattaactgaaattacttatttacagagtcttagctaatgttggtctgtaccacatacagttcgtacgatatctctacgcaaaacacatacagttcattattagtaatatcaattatatttcatgaacataatgaaattagtataggccctaggttgttcactgttaattgagtacttctgaagtattttcattgtgagttaacatacataccaaatgccattcttccagtaaagttacaaagaagacaacaagataatataaatatgtatgtagtaccatattttaaacccctattaaatgaataataactcaatctctattctggactattaaaaaataatttttattactgttatttataacttaaataaaatgacaactaacaaattagtaaaaaatataattacgtgcgatatagtgtgatatttgtacttggacggcaaacgaatataataaaatgtctatgacaatgttaactttactcattattatggaaagaaacaaaatgggcagataagcatattctacgctgacatttgaaaatgctcaattcaaaatgaacattccctagcaagaaaatttattttatatcaccacaaaaaatcaaactgcggcgtcattttcccgatgacaaacaaaaaagttgtatggtcgcaaataatacattcgtatggcgtcacatcagcggaatattcccttggcataaatgtgtgaagtctgtggcacttatggagaagtaaaccttcgctcgaacacaaaaacaaatgaacgaacagctttttttttttgataagatgtgcaatcggagacccctggggtggttgaagagtgtcaggtcggtcgccagaccagatagtaaaagctcaggggctgaggatagaaaaggcatatctccaaattattaagtataaatgttgtcatgtaatagttaaagacttgattacacccaggtttataaacccatcatgatcatgaagacactgatcgaaaGGTAATGTGCAaaacatttcaatggcgttttcagtttttgctaaataattataaatataagcaaaatttcaatgtatctggacaaatcaaaatattgataatattattttcatcacagaaataatatatgatatgataactaaatttgaaaaaagcggttatgttaaatgtattgtatactttcagtaggcaaaatttccggcccctacctcttatagactttgagaaaaactgccttttaaaataacattgatatagataggagcgcaaatttgtgacacggcctcttaatctGGCTTTGCGCTACGTCGAGCAACATGCCGATGAATCCCCAACATATGTTATGTTTATGCGGCGTTGGCGAAACATTGCATCTTCAAGCCGATTTAGTGCATTGGGTCAAAGGAAGATTACTGGCTTTGCCTCTTAGATAATGGTTTGCTTTTAtacgttttgttttgtgtcaatcctgtacagaacatgaattctacatatagtatgtaagtatattcaaaaattttcaatacgtacatatgtatttaagtactatgtacgtaatcctatttttttctcttttcagttACACagtgaaatagataaattataagtttcttatgtacatattaataaacgtacaacattacttgaaaaaaaaaaatgtttttctttaattttcctAGTTCttaagtgttaaaaattattattttttgtcctagccctgttcggattaggcggattttcggattagcggggttcggattagcgggactctactgtattacattttatttttttaagtcgtacTTAGATCCTATGCATTTGACCCTAATGACATgatcttgctgttttaatttagtacatctaAACTCCTGAGTAATTgatcctgatagcatgatcctGCTGCAAATGAATCTGTTTCAATTAAGTACATTGAAAATCCAGTGCTCTTGATACCGTAGGAAACTTGGTGGTGAAAAATAGCCTTGAAGTCTGCAAAATTGGGCTTATTACATTTGTATTTAGGTTAGGTGTACattaaaaaaagagtaaaattgCAAGAATGGTTTAAGttggttacattaaaaatattatgaaattgtGTGAATGTTTGGTTAGCTAAAGTTAACTAcactaaatatattataaaataaaaaggatGGCATGATAGGTTAAGTAAGCTACAATTTAAATCAATGTTGATAATAATTTTTCTACTGGaaaacctgatactgatacagtaatgtacctagttacaagtatctgatacttttgtatcagagcagtagcggtcctaggaagcgacaaggtatcagcattctcgttacagggtacacatcctccgtgccgtcatcaccagcgtaaaaaagGATCGGTGTTTCTGACacattattcatcacgcccggtaattctctacctctgttactctcatgcccgcctgatacagccagtatcaatcagttcaacattcactgcagtttgtcctggccgtgtattaattaccaccatgtacattgttgcgggctgtcatgctttgtagttagtatctttatagtgaaataaggaatggataagtgcaggaaaaagacttcatttgtgtggaatttttttaaggaaaataatgagtttgctaattgtaatttgtgtaaacaaaaactgagttataaatcatcatcgactaatctgaagaaacatttgaaacataaacattgatataatatgctcactaatgtacgtacatatctgttttttttatttttaatttttgataaaatcgtaatcttttaatgtatgaaaacactagttactaattgttttcgaaaaaaaaaaaagtccatatgtagattacatctgttattagtgtcaactgagaatttatttgcattttcatagctgttaggtgcacaaatataaatattatatcttgtattaatgtactttttaatattaaaatttcattagttttattattgaacgagactgtgcacgcactgtgcactgagcgtactttgatgtgggacaataaccaaacgactcgtaacaattttgctttgcgcctctccttcaacgccttctcctgcgcttcctcccctacattatttcccttctttatcccttattcgtcgttcctgctccctcccctttcacaagctccgcccaagtgaccgtcatctgcgatcgggttctgcgcacattggccgtggtgttgttccaggcgaattctgaactgatactaaagtacttgatacttttcaagtgtactcgtttgccgttcctgatacaggcacgtatcagtgacaaagtatcagggagatacttttcgacccacctctaggtcAGAATAACTACATtgtaaattggtaattcctaagcaaccacgaaaaatatttgaaagtatttttaatgtagctaacctaacctaacctaacctaataaacAATTCTCAATATTAGACTTAATTTCtccaaaacataaaacacacggAACCACACCGGAAGGCAAAAAATGGCGGCAGTCACGTCTATTCACAAGtattgtaatgtaacctataCCTAGTGAGATTTCATGTAAATCCATGGAATTTAGAAACGcagttttcagggtaaataaaaaaagtccTTAGTGTTcgaaaaaaggtaaatatgtagttgggcggtatttacggaaaaaaaaatgctaaaaatccgaaaatacttttattctatgctctttcacttcctcttttcaaaacaaccggcggagataagaaattccaaatactttaggagatatcgaatttataaatttcatcatatgtagttcagcggtatttgcaaaacaaaatgttaaaaatccgaaaatacctttattatatggtcttcaacttcctcttttcattaaaagcggcggagataagaaattccaaatactttaggaaatatcgaatttttaaatttcatcacaataccagtgcactCATGTGGCattcaacattgtttcttgtttacgagtatctatttttttattggataatgatgtcatgTGATTTTTcatgataggccagaattcaaatgaaccaatacgtgattatttagttcatttattgtttaaaacggtgtttaattaccgcctccaacttatgggtgagtttttaacgtttttaattttaaagtcttatttgttatttgaatattgttgcgcaagtaataagtaaaaaaaaattacgtgagttcctactgtccatcctttgttccggttggttaggtcaggtcagttacattataaataatttaaaacaaaagaataattaaaattaattcacattattttcaatatcaccttagtttgaaagtatttataatgtaactgacctgacctaatcaaccattttagtttactgttcatcctctgtcccggtttgtttggtcaggtcagttacattatgaatattttaaaactaaacagccattaaaattaattcacattatttttaatgttggcttagttttgaaagtattaataatgtaactgacctgacctaatcaaccattttattaattacgcattcacgaacacccggcaaaataacaaaaatggggACGGTCCAATAGTTGCACAAGTcttgtattgaaaaaattaaaaaatttgatatcacctaaagtatttggaatttcttatctccgccggttgttttgaaaagaggaagtgaaagagcatagaataaaagtatttttcggatttttagcatttttttttcgcaaataccacccaactacatatttacccgaaaaaaatattttcctaattttattattttatttttggaaaagCCGCGACGCTAGATTTTGACCTTTTTCAGGCCATCTGATGGGCTGCATGTATCATAACTGACGGACGGACCGGTGACGAACGGATGAGATGGATCATTATTGAGTCCAGCTTTACGAGAACTTcaatacttttaaatatttatttattaaatataataaacgcCGCATTAGTTGGTCGCATCCGTGCTGTGCCGGGGAGGGTCACTTGCTTAGTAATAAACAAACGAGAACAagcgttaaaaatatttatcaactACACAAATCAAGTAGGTACTTTTCACATTACGATACTTAACATGCAACATGCGGGAGGGAACATAAATAACTAAAACACGTGGTGAGTATGAAGatgaattgaatttaaataattctgCAGTTGTAATTTGTGAATTGCTTGACAATATAATTTCTTACCGTACAGGGTTATCATAACAAATccaaatttactataaaattttttaaccttaaaaactatttcaaacaCAACGTTAACACACACATGACGTTTTCCTTTCCAATTACAGTACTACCACTCCATTCTAAACTGTACCATTATTGCCAgacttttaaaaccaaataatatttaacagaatttaaaaaatctttaaatcacGAAACTCAATTAAACATTCCCTAAAAAAATATTgctatataaaacaataattataaattaaagaaaaaacccATAATGACATTAATATTTTATGCTTCCAAATACTTCCTTCAATAACTTGACACTAGCCAACGAGCATTAACCCTACGGACActagccgatagtgcgcctcttagggCCGGGACTATAGTCGGCATTCGGTTATCACCCAGTATCCGAAATCCTCTTCAGTGCGGAATTCGTATTATAGACCTCTTTCGGTAGCTGGATGACTGCTAGGTACGGATGGCTCTCCACTCTTGAGTGAATGAGGTCTGAAGCTCTATCGAAAGTCTGTTCGGCGTATTTCATAACGTTTTGTTGACAATGGCGGCGGATTTGGATGAGTTAAGAAATCACATAAATGGAGTTTTTGAATTTTACGAAGAATTGGAAGATCATGTTCGGCTTCCTAAACGATATATAAGAAATACGCCAGATCCCTTTGAAATCTACAGAGAAAAGgagtttcaaaataaatttcgaTTCTCAAAAGAGGTGGTTAGAAATGTCCTGTACCCATTTGTTCAGCATTTGGAAAAACCAGATAATCGTGGTTTGCCGATTCCTGCAGAGAGGCAGTTATTGTTGGCCTTGCGGTTTTATGCAACTGGGAGTTTTCACGTAAGTATTTAAGCTGTATTTATCCATGGACTGTTTTGATGTCATGTAATGATAGATTTTAACTGGCatagtaggcctaacctaaacaaaagtaaacaaatagcTGCTCTTATGTAAAGATTTGTCGTGAATGTGTTTTAGCTTTGACTTCGTACTGTTCATGTAGCTCGTAACAgacacataaatttaattttttttttatcataaattaaGTTTGTTGGGACTTGCCTCAACGTCATACCTACACCTTGATCTATTGTACCATGTAAATTTCCATTGCAAATACAAATTAATAGTGTAACAAGAATAtatgtatgttataatttatttcaccACTCATTTAATTTACCttctttatatattttacaaaattttatactttttaggtACTTTATTACTTTGGTACATGTAGACTTGTAGACATAACAGAAAAGAGTGGTATTAAAACTATAAGGAAGTTCTTCTACTCATATGTCCAGaattaaaaacaacttttaaaaatttaataaaacttatgTTGCAGTTGAAAGTTAAATATATGATGTTAAATATTCTCATTTGGTAACATATTTTTACCTTGTAAGTTTGCTAAGTCAAGATtgttagttttgttttaaaaagtaatactATACATTACCTATCATGTGTAATttataaatctttttatttttacaggAAGTATGTGGGGACATGAGTGGCCTAAGCCGAAGTACAGCGGGAGCAATAGTTAAAGCTGTTACGGAAGCTCTAGCTGGACAGCTGAGACACCACATCAAGCTACCCAACACAGATGAGGAAATGAATGGTGCTAtgcaaaaattttttgaaattggaAATTTCCCTGGTGTTGTTGCTGCAATAGACTGCACTCATGTTCCAATTGCAAATCCtggaggagatagaggagaagtGTTCAGAAATAGACATGGGATTTTTTCTCTGAATGTCCAGGTGGGTTTAGCGCTGTCtacataaaatttcataaaaccAGCCTTGTCCCGTTCTCATATCCCTTAAAGCAAATTTAAAAATGGAGATAAAGAAATATTTCTCTCCTGGTCCGACTTTGAAAATAAACTATCGCTGTTACTGAGCCAccaatattttaagtttataaaataaaaaagtacattatgtgttggaattgcttttgaaaaataaattaagcctTACTACATTCTGTAAAGCcatgtacttaaaaatatatatatatatatatatgtacatacatacaatgTGCTATAAAAATTTTTTGATTACATAAACAATGTAgccactttttatgaattttgaagtaaatttatttttatataatgtggTAAAAGTTACGTATgacgtatccaagttaaccccttgatcctgatagcatgatcctgtataattgatcctgtggtaaatgatggtggttgttttaatttattgtgtCGACAGATCCTGGACTCAAGATAACATGAAAATGAATTTTGATCACAAGttgaattcaaaaataaaatttcactaaACCTGACAATTTGTTTGCATTGTAATATTATGTTCAGGATCTgtcaatgtaataaattaaaacagcaagcataatgtaccacaagatcatgccatcaggctcaaggggttaacttggatacatgaaacaGATTTTTTACCTAAAATAGTTTAGTTTATTCTAttaaaaagaagtataacttcaaatgcATGTAAATACATTATCTTTTTTAGTGCTAAGCCAATTTTAACATAAGCCTATTCTTGTTACACCGCAAATGTATTTTTGGTGCAGGTTGCTGTCAGCGCCCAAatgaaaattattgacatttgtGCTACAAGACCTGGTTCATGCCATGATGCAAGAATTTTTGATGGATCAGGACTTAAGGTTTGCTTCGAAGAACAACGCATAAAGGGCATTATGCTAGGAGACAGTGGTTATCCGTGTCTTCCATACCTGTTCACACCACTGCTAAATCCACAGACAGAAGCTGAAGAAAGATATAACGTCGCTCATATCCGAACCAGGAATATTGTGGAGAGGACATTTGGTGTTTGGAAGCGAAGATTCCGCTGCCTTACTAAAAAACTGGAGCACAAGCCTGAAAACATTGTCGCTATAATTTGTGCAACTGCTGTTTTGCACAATATTAGCTTAGATGTCGAAGCGCCTTTACCAGAAGATGAATTTCCTTGGGTTGATGTGTTTGGTGCTCCTATAGCAGCAGAAGCAGCTGCTGGGAATCGCAACAGATTAGGTCATCTGATTCGTGCAGATTTCATTCAACGTCGGTTTATGTAATATATTTCAGTAAAGATTTTCTTGTTTGATTAATCCCTAGTACTGTAGTAAATGTTTGCGTATTTTATGCACTatgcaagactttttttttagttttgttgctGTATTacagtttgtaaaattttattcaccatatttttaacaaattgaaGCATACAGCTGGTAAGCAACCATGCTTGGCATGTCATGTATCCTACTGTAGccaaacataaatacaaacatagCCATGTGACTCACATATAGCATGTCCATATAGTGTTTACGTTTATCAGCTAGTTATCCAATCATGGGAGTGTAGGTTTGCAGACTACAGCCCTTCCCCAGATttaatatctttttttaaataaaaaaaatatggttaggTTAACATGCAGCTAAAACTGCATGCTAATACATATAATAATCATAATTGTGTTATTAGTTCAAGAGTTGccattaataattgtttttataaatttaatgttaaaaggTTAAATTTCAGGAAGCCTCTCAACTAGAGTTTTACCTGTCTACTGTGTTTCTTGGCGGGAGTAAGCgtgttttatatgtttatttttaagtataatattgttatAGTTGTACTAGAAATATTTAATAGGCTTCTTACTGAACCCCGTGGTGCAGATTTATTTTgtcataatttacattttttcatggTGTTAAGTATTTCTGGTGATTTTATTGTTTTGTGCTGTATAAGCAGTTTAAACTTACTTTTGTATTTGTTTAGTTACTTTTTATGTGGTTAGACATTTTTTTGTACCTAAGTACTTAGTACCATGAAGAGTCCATTGGTGTTTTGGAGTTACTGAAGATGTTTTGTGCAGCTTGACATGTATTTATATCATGGTCACACTATAGCGGCCACAGTGACTTGTGACTATTGAGAAGCATCAAtaaaacatattgaaaagaatttGGTGTCCAagatacattatttaattaaccATTCATCAACAGTGATGTTGTTTTCTGGAATGTAAATCATGCATAACTAATTTTCATGAATGTGCCCCCCTTTCCAAAATATTCAACTAGCCAGGAAAGGCtacaaaccttaaaatattatctacaacttttgtttgaaataattatttatagacAAACCACTACTgaaagggtggaaaaaaaaaaaaacaaggtttaaagacaaaaatttttttaacaccatCATTAAGTAAATGATAAAATCTAGAACAATTGTAAATCTTTTAAAGGTAATGTATTACTTGGGCTGAAACAAGTTTCAATGGATTAACTATTACCATTTAAAGAGGGattgaaataacaaaaaattaaaacttattttctatCACAttcatttgaaatttattttaaaacaatgttacTATTATCCAAAGCCTTggcctaaaataaattttacatgaacCACATATTAGTGGTAGACATAGAATATAGTTtggagtttaaaaaatttaactaccttagtaggcatattttttttaaaaagctattTAATGCTGGATCCATTGAGTTAAAACCATTGCTGCATTGAGTACgagaaaatgttaaaatgttcATTTTGGAATTTTGGAGAATGTATGGTATGCTaggtacattaagttcttaaattgttaCTAATGTTTATTTTCCAGAAAAAGACAGTGTTTCAAAATCTACCATATGCCTGTAGGCCAtgcaaaagtgattttttttttcaatttattttgttttcaagaatATGAAGCACAACTCACTTCAGCACAATGATAAATGAGGTGCTGAGTTTCACTTTTTGTTATaactgtttagtaattttttttaaatatgagtatgatgtaaattgtttttatttagattttgttCTAGTTTCTTGTTGAATGAGTAGATTAAAATGAACTTAGTTTGAGAGATGTCATAAACACCACAAATATACAGGCAATTCAATGTTATTAACTtgcaatttattaaattaagcaGGGTAGCTGAATAATGGACAATACAATAATGcaataactattggaattgttgCAGAACTGTTAATTTCTCATTTTTATGAGAAAATTTGCACCTCGTGCCACTTCTCCATATGCCTTAACATTATG
Above is a genomic segment from Bacillus rossius redtenbacheri isolate Brsri chromosome 7, Brsri_v3, whole genome shotgun sequence containing:
- the LOC134533702 gene encoding putative nuclease HARBI1 — encoded protein: MAADLDELRNHINGVFEFYEELEDHVRLPKRYIRNTPDPFEIYREKEFQNKFRFSKEVVRNVLYPFVQHLEKPDNRGLPIPAERQLLLALRFYATGSFHEVCGDMSGLSRSTAGAIVKAVTEALAGQLRHHIKLPNTDEEMNGAMQKFFEIGNFPGVVAAIDCTHVPIANPGGDRGEVFRNRHGIFSLNVQVAVSAQMKIIDICATRPGSCHDARIFDGSGLKVCFEEQRIKGIMLGDSGYPCLPYLFTPLLNPQTEAEERYNVAHIRTRNIVERTFGVWKRRFRCLTKKLEHKPENIVAIICATAVLHNISLDVEAPLPEDEFPWVDVFGAPIAAEAAAGNRNRLGHLIRADFIQRRFM